From the genome of Cystobacter fuscus DSM 2262:
CCACCTTGCGCTCGAGCACGGAGTCGTGCGCGGCATACACGACCCCCATCCCTCCCCGGCCGAGCACGTCGAGCAGGGTGTAGCGGCCGAACCGCACGCCGCGCTCGAGCGGCTCGGGGCCGGAGGCGGGCGCCACGACGGCCTCGTCTTCCGCGCCTCCCGTGGTGAGCGATGCCCTGACGGCCGCGACCACCAGGGAGCGGCACGACTCGCAGATGTCGACGTGCGCGTCGAACGCGGTTGCCTCGGCGGCCGACAATCGCCCCTCGACGAAGGCAACAATCGTGTTCTCTCCAGGGTGCTTCATCGCCGTCCCAGGGCCATGCCGATTTATCCAGAATACCTGGATTAATTAGAGCATGTCGAGTGTCCGCTCCAGTCCCAGTATGGACGGTCTTGAGACCTCCATGCGAGTCAAGGCGGCGATGTTTTGTAGCCTCCTGGTGGCATGTTGGTGGCGGAGCGGGCCGGCCGCTGCCAGCGGGCACCCCGTCCAGTACGAGCTGGCTGCCGCCTACCAGCCGAAGGTTCGGGTGACCGCAGGCGCGGGGATGGACCTGGGCGCCCTGGATGCTGGGCGGCCTGTCGCATACCTGAGCCATCTGCGCTGTCGCTCACGGTGGACGCTGCCGCAGGTGCGTAGACGGCTACAGTACCTGCTCCCTCAACGCATTGAGCAGTACTAGGGCAGCACCAATTCGAAGCGCACGGCGTCGGCAACGACGTGTCCGGTGGTTCCGCCGTTTGAAATCACCACGCCGCCACTCGTCCCGGCGTTGAAGGGATAGGTGCCGAGCAACTGCCAGGAGCCGCCGTTCACCTGTTGATTCCTATACACGAGAACGGTGCCTGCGTTGTAGGTGATGCGATAGGGGACGTTGTTCGAGCGGGTATCATCAGCCGTCCATCGGGCATAGACATTGTAAGTGCCTGCCACGGGAAGGTTGGGGGTGAACCTGGCGGTCGTCGACCCCTTGCCGACGTTGTTGTCGTGGGCGTAGTCATATCCGTGAAACCCGGGGGCGCTCCTGCTGTGGACCCAGGTGCCGGTCTTGTCGCTGTTGCTGAGTCTGGCGTTGTCCACGATGACCTCGCTCGCGATGGGAGTGAAGCGAACGGCATCGGCGATGACGGTCCCGGTGGTGCCGGTCGTGCGAACCGTCACCGACGCGTTCCTCTTGGAGAGCGCGTAGGTGCCGAGCAGGTTCCAGGTGCCACCGTCAACCGTCTGATTGACAGTCACCGTGGTCGTCGTTCCATTGGCCTTGACGATGTCGACCGGAACGTTGGTGGCGCGACCGCTGCCGGAGGTCCACTGCATGTAGACGTTGTAGGTGCCGTCCTGGCTCAGGGTCGGTGTATACTGGACCGACTTGGTGCCCTTGCCGGTGTCATTGTCGTGCAGATAATTGGTGCCGATATGACCAGGGGTTACGGAGCTGGCCACCCATGCGCCGGTGCCGGCTGTCAGGGTGATGCCGGTCGAGTCCGTATTGTCCTTCACGGGCTCGGTCCGCAGGTAGACGCGGCTGTAATCCCATTCGTAATATTTTCCCGCCAGCTCGGAAGCAGGGATGGAAAAGTCATTTCTCGTCTCCGGCTTCCGGCTGCCCCACGTGCCGTCGAAATGGAAACTCATGTTGACGGCCGGAGCGGTCGAGCCGCCGCCAACGGTCCAGTGGATGGTGCCGCTTTGCACCTGGACGCCGTCCACGAAGGCCGCGTAGGTATTGTCCTGGCGATAGAGCCAGGTCCAGACATGCCATTCGGCTGGGTTGTAGACCGGGGAGGAATAAGCGGGGATGCCGTTGGCGGTCATGCCGTTGGCCCAGTTGGCGTGATAATTGGTCGCGGAGCTTCCTCCGACCACGCTTGAATGCCAATACCGGCCGTCGTAGTTGTTGCCGCCGCCAATCGAGGCGTTGTCATAGCCGAAACTCTCTATCAAGTCGTATTCGGCCCCCTTGTTCCAATTGTTGCCGTCGGCCCAGAGGGCGAACCAGAAGTGGCGCGGCGTGACATAACGCACCCGGGTTTCCCAGAGAACGTCCTGCCCGAGTCTAGAGCCGCCACCCGGCAGGTTCCACTTGGGCTGGAATGCCCCACTACCCGTGTTGAGCAAGTAGGGGTCAAGAGTGGTGGCACCGTTCAGCGGCACGAGATAGGTGCGCAGCGTATCCGTGAAGAACGCGCGAACCGGTGACGTGGTATCCACGCCCTCGATGGGCTGGCCCGAAATCGCGGTTGCCGCGTTCGGGGCCACCATGCTCGCGCCATAACCTGGGTTCGCGTCCAGCCCGTGCTGATCGTGATACTGGAAATGGCTGTTCATGATCGACATGTCCGTGACGGTGCTGCTGGGGCTCGTGCCGAAGTTCCAGTTCTTCACGAGAACGAAGCCGGAGCCGTCCACCGCGTATGCCGGAGCTGGTCCGACCGCCGGAGTGGCGATGGTGCCGCCGCCGATGGTTTCGGCCGCCGCCCATGCGGGAGAGAGGAGGAGGGCAAGGCCGACGGAGAGTGCGACTCCTCGGATCATGACGCGGCGCAGGGCGAATGACATTGTCGACATGAACTCCCCTTGGAACAGGCACGGAGTGCCACACCAGCGGCGTGGTGGATGAAAAGGGGCCCGCGGCAAGGCGGCGCCCCTCCTCTGCGGGAAACGAGGACCCCGAGGGGCCCTCATTCGTTGGCGACGTGCCGCGGCATCACTTCAACGCGCCCGCCGGAATCTCGACCACGTACGTATCGACGTCCGTGGCGCTGCCACTGCCCCAGTTGGAGCCGAAGACCACCCGCGTGAAGTCACGGTTGACGCTGGCGTGCGGCTCGCTCCAGTAACCGTTCGAAACGGTGCGGTGGTGCGCCAGCGTGTAGATGGTGGGGTTGGCATTGAGCTGCACGGCCATCACCTTGCGGTGCAGCCACTGCAGCGAGCCGCCGTAGTCGGCATAGGTGCTGACCACCACCCAGCCGGGTCTGGCGAACGCCTTGCCCGAGACATGCAGCGCCGTCGCGGTGCCGCTCAGGTAGGTCGAAAACAGCGCCGTGCGCACGCCCGTGCGCAGGTTCACCATGAACACGTCGCCCGCGTTGGACTGGTAGTCGACGGCCACGTAGACGTCGTCGCCGTTGGCGTCCAGCGCCAGGTCCGAGTGCTCGGACTTCGCGAGCAGCTGGGTCTTCTTGCTGAAGTCCCGAGAGAACGCCACCGTGCCCCGCGCACCGTCGCCGGACACCACGCAGGAGTTGCCGCTGGGGGACATGCTCACATGGTCGGGACGCTCACCCTTGGTGTCATACATGCCCAGGATGGTGTTGGTGTCGCGGTCCCAGGTGAACACGCCGACGCTGCTCCAGTCGCTCGCGTCGACCATGAAGCACCAGTAGCGTCCGTCCGCCGAGGGAGAGCCCTCCGATTTCGTCCATGCCGCCGCCGAGGTCGGCCACCTGGCTTTCAGCCGTGCGCCAAAGTCGCCCACGACGCGGGAGACCCCGGTCGAGACATTCAACTCGTGGAGCCGCATGCCGACGCCATTGGTGGGCAGGTAGTACAGCAGGTCCGGATTCGTCGGGTGCCATTGCGGCTCCGCGTCCGCGGCCGGGCCCGACAGCTGCTTCAGGCGCGCATGGGTGTTGGCGTCATACACATGCCAATACCCATCGAGGGCGTACACCAGTTGCTTGGTGCTGTTCGAGTTGAAGGCCTGGCGGCGCGAGTAGTCGTTTCGGGCAAAGCCCGACACGCCGTCAGCGGCGTGGTCGGTGGCGCGCACGACACACGTCTTGTAGGTGGGCTCCGAAAACGCCGCCCCCTTGGCGGGCTTCGCCACCGTGGGGATCGGCGAGGCCAGACGGGTGCTGGTAAGAGCGAAGTCGGGTGCATAGAACGAGGCACACGCCGGGCTGAGCGCCGACTCGCTCACCGGAGCCGGCTGCGTGCTGCGCTGGCACGTCTTGAACTGGCCGGGCGCGGGGTCTGGATCGAAAAAGCAGTACACGCGGCCCGCGGCCAACTCTCGAGTGACCCAGGTATCCCCTTGCCCGAATCTCACGGTCGACGGCTTGTCCAACGTGAAGGTCTGATACTGGTTCGCGACCGTCTCCCACCCCCCCGCGGCGAGTCCAGAAGCACCCGGCGTCAAAGGGGGACCGCCGTCGACCGTGTCCACGCCACAGCCCACCAAGGAGAGACACACCAGCGCCACCTTCCACACACCTACGTCGCACCTCAAGCCACGATTCATGCCAAACGCTCCTCGTTGATCGCCGACAGCAGGACACCGTCGTGTTATTCCTGACGCGCGGGGGTTGAGGGGTTTGCATTTTTTCATTTCTTGAGACTGGGCGAGGTTTCCACGGCTTCGCGCCTCCTCGTCAGGAGTGGGTTTGACTCGAGGCGGCGGGCAACCTCTATTGGAGGCGGCGGGAAGCGAAGCCGCTAACGGCGAATCCGCCTTCCCTCGGGACCAGAGGCCCACCCCCCTATTTTCCCTCTGAAAATGGGGGGCCCATCTGTCCGGGCGCGTCCATGCGCGTCCGTCCGATTTGGTCCTTTTTTGGTCCCCTTGGGCCCCTCGCTGGGAGAGAGCGGCGAGCCCTTCAGTCCTGAATCCACCTTCCGGCGCCGATACTCGAACCTACTACCACCAGCCCCCGAGGCTCCCACCGGCCCGAAGTGCCTGCCGGGCCCCGGGCGGCCCCCAGCGAGCCCAAGGTGCCCGCCATGGACGCCGTCGTGCCATGGAGACCCCCACCGCTCCGAGCCTCACATGCCAGGCCCCGGACACTGGCGCCGTTGCTGCCCTCCACACTGGCCCGGGGTTGTTGCCACGCTCTTCACGTCCTCGACCACGTTTCGGCTGTTGTGAACTGGGGCGCCTGCTCACTCCTGTTGCGGAAGACGCTTCGTGACTTCCAGGACGGAGAGCTGCCAGCACCCGCCCCCGACCCAGGGAGGCGGGTCGCTGAAATCTCGTGCCCTGGCGTTAGCACCGTGCCCGAGCATGGGCTGTCGGTTGCATTGGCGCTCGCCCCTGGCCCGAACTGCGGCTGACGTGTGCTGCTCTCCGCTCGTGCTCGTTCGTTGCTGTCGGAGCGCGCTGGCATACTGCGAACGGCCCAACCAGGACCCGTTAGGTCCTGACTCAATTGGAGAACGTAGCCATGCGTTTCCGATCGCGCATCGCTCTTCTGCTCTATGTCTCAGCCTGCGCGACGTCAGCGCCGAGCCCAAGAGAGCCAGCGGCCCGGGACCCGAGGCTCGCCAACCTCCAGCGAGCGGCGACGCGGCCCTGGACGGACGGGGGGCGTTGCACCGTACAGGAGGCTTCCGAGCCCTGGCCCGTGCTGGTGGAGAGGTGCTTTCATGCCCTCGACCATGACCGGATCGAGTTTCACGACACCACAGGACGATGCGCGGTCGCCTCTGCGGGTGCCGCTGCCGTGGGGCTCGGGGTCTGCGTCCTGGCGGCCCCGGAGATCGTCGTGGGAGCGGTGATCCTCACGGGCGTTGTGGTCGTGGGCTTCGCCATCAAAGAAGCGTTGGATACTTACGCGGAGAAGAGGGGCCGTCCCCAGGTAAGGCCCGCGCCTGAAACGCGGCCCGTGCCTGAAACAGCGCTCGCCCCGCCGAAGCCCTCGCCGAAAAAAAGGCTCAAGCCGGAGCCCAAAGGACCGGATTTCCCTCCCATTGGGCCAGTCGAAGTCACGGAGCGAGATCGCCCCAGGTGCGAGCCCGACCCAGTGCCGTACCACCTTGGCGGTAATAAACTGCACGACAAGTGCGCCGACAGAATTCCGAACAACAGTTTCCCCGGCGGGGATGTGTTCGTGAATGGGAAGAACTTCGACGCGCTGCAACTGTCCACGCGCACGCTCTGGGAAGTCAAGACCGACAACTTCGACACCTACCCGCCCGAACTTCGGAGAATTGTGCTTGAGGACCAAGTGCCGGAGCTAGCGCACGAGCGCGCTCTCGCTCTGGCCTGCGGATTTGACTTCAAGGTCGGCGTGCGCAGCGCACAGCGCACAAAGCCGCACTGGAATTCGCAGAGCCACGACTCAAGGGCATCATCGTCGTCATGAACTGGTGCTGAAATGCCTGCAACGCAAGAAAATGACATTGGAATTATCGTCTACGCACCTGCGCTCGTGAGCGCCGACAGTCGCCCCTTGGCCGTTGTTCATGGAATGGAACGCGCGTTCCCTGGCTTACGTCTGGAGTGGACAATTTCTCGCGAGGGGAAGCTGATCCGGCTGCCGCAGCGCGAGGCATGGCTCGCCCAAGGGAGGCCGACCGGAAGGGGGTTTCGGCTCATTTGCAATGGCGACGAGAGCTACCGGGTAACGGTGTCTGCATGGGAAAGCCCGGCGGGGCTCTCCCCGGGAGGGCAGGCACAGTTTGAAGTCCATGCAGCCCTGCCGCTCGACACAACCGGCATCGCGGCGGCAGTGGAGGTGCTGGAGGCCATAGCGGAGGGTGCTCGCTCATACTGGGGGCATGCGACGCCGTTCAACGCGGGGGTGGACATCGCACGCCAGACGAAGAATCGGCCAGACGACCTGGAGCCTCCACCCCGAGGGCTACCGGTGATCAAGTCCCCTAGTGCCATGCGCTCGCCTGAGATTCCGCATCGCCTCGGGTGGCTGAGCTACTGGTCGGCCGCTGCGGCACGGGCCATCGGCTTTCCGGACCCCTCACGCGACGCGGAGCTGCTGTCACGCTCACGGCGTACCGCGACGGGCGGGTGGGTTGTTCAGCTCACCGATGCGCCGCTCAACCTGGACAACCCCGCGCACCTGGACGCGCTTAAACAGGCCTACGAGCGCTTCCCGGAAATCGGCGGGCGTTCCACCCCTTGAGGCTCGGTACGGCTCGAAAGCCCCCAGTCGACCCCGGGGGAATGGGCGCCTCTTGCCACCGGGCAAGTTCCACCTCTTCACCCGCCGAGTCCACCAACGCCGCCCCCGCCAGAGTCCAGGGCTCAGCCGCCGGGGTTTAAGAGGAGCAATCGCACTGCCACGCTTGCCGGTTGGGACTCACCGTTGTGCGTGTAGTTGTAACTCCAGGCTGCATCACACTTGAGCGCGTCTGCCGGGTTGCGCTTCGCCTGTGGGCCAAATTGCCAAGACGCGAGGCGCCCGGCTCGCTCCATCCATGCGGCACCCATGAGCCCGCCCGGACTCTCACGCTCGGCCAGAAGCCGCGCCTTGTCCTCCTGGCACTGGCGCGCTTCGGACTGTGCCTCGTCCCTCTCTTTCTTGAGCACGTCCGGCGGGCGCGGCTGGCGGAACACTTCCACACGCCGCGTCCCCCTTGACGCATGGCCCACGAGCCAAAAGCTCGCGGAGAAGGTGTCAGACGATTTGTAGAGACGATTTGTAGAGCGCTACGGACGTACTGGGGAATAGGCGAGAAAGCTGCCGGAGTGGGTGGGCCTGTTCGCCCAGGTCCAGGCGGCTCCTGAGGGTGCCGAACATCTGATGGCGGTCATCCGTTACCTGCTGTGGACCGGGGACAAGGCCGTCCATGACAGCACGGGGCAGGTGCTACATTCAGTCCTGGACGAGCAACGCGCGGAGGAGTTGATACGGAGCGATGGCGAGGAACTCATCGAGCGGGGACGTCAGCAGGGCCTGGCACAGGGGCTGAGCCGAGGACGTGCCAAGGGCATCCTGCGGATTCTCACACAGCCAAGGACCCGGCCTGCACACCACCGCGCCGCTCCTCGCTGACCACCTTCCCGAGGCGAGCGGCAGGACCAGCGCGCCCTGTAGTCAGACGGCGGGTTCGATTCCCGCCGCGTCCATGCAGCTCAATCCGCCGTCCTGAGCCGAGCACCCAAGGCCGAGTTCGTTACTCGAGCCCATCAAAGAAAGCGAGCCGCTATTGCTCGGCGGAGGAATGCGTGGTGATACCCGAACCTTGTTGCTTCAGCAGTTTGTCCAGCCTGACCAGCTCGTTGGCGTGGCGGATGGGCGAGCGGGAGTAGGTGGCGTGGGCGGCCATGGCGAGCTTCCAGGCACGCTCCGGCTGCTGCTGGGTATCCCAGAGCGAGCGCGCGAGGGCGGCCTGCACGGCGGCGGTGTACGCCGGGCGCATGGGATGGGTCTCGATGATGCGCAGCACGCGCTCGAGCAGCGGAAGGGCCTCGGCGGCCCTGCCCAGTTGCTGCAGGGCCGCGCCCTTGCCCGCCAGCGGCAGCACGCCCGAGGGCGAATCCGCGCCCAACATCTTCTCGAAGAAGGCCTGCTCCTTGTCGTAGAGCGCCAGCGCGCGCGCGGGCTCTCCCAGCTCCAGGTAGCTGCTGGCGATGGCTAGGCGCATGAGCGCCGTGTGGATGTGCTCGGGGCCCAGGTCGCGCTCGCGCAGCTCCAGCGCCTGCTGCCGCAGGTGGAGCGCCTGCTCGTGCTGGCCGCGCGCGTCGTTCAGGTCCGCGAGCCCGGCGAGCACCTGGGTATGGACCTGGGCATACTGGCGCGGGTCCTTCTTCGTGAACTCCAGCACCTGCTGGTAGGTACGCTGGGCCGGCGCGAGCTGTCCGAGTTCCGTCCGGGCATCCGCTTCCTTCACCAGGGCCTGCATCAGCTCCAGGCTCTCGGCCCCCATGAGCTCGCGGAACAGGTGCGCCGCCTCCTCGTAGTGCCCGAGCGCCTCGGTGTCATGGCCCTCGGCGGCCTCGAGGTCTCCGTAGGAGATGTGGAACTGGGCCCACTCCTCCGAGCGCGCGCCATAGGCCTGCTGGCCGATGACCCGCACCCTGTCGAGCAGCTGGCGCGCGTCGGCGAAGCGGCCCTGGAAGGCGTAGAAGTTGGACAGGTTGGACAGGGGTTGGCCGAGGAAGGGGTGCAGGGGGCCGAGGTTCGTCTCGCCCAGGTGCACGAGCATCTCGAAGGCCCGCTGGGTCTCGTCGATGCGGTCCAGGTTGCCCAGCGCGGCCACCGAGTTGGTGGCGTAGCGCAGCGTCATGGCATTGGCGGTGCCCAGGCTATGCTCGGCCAGTGCGAAGGCCTTGTCGAAGGCCTCGTAGGCCTCGGCGAAGCTGCCCTCCTGGTAGAGCGCCAGTCCCCGGTTGTTGTGGAAGATGGCGCGCAATTCGCCGTTCTCCCCCAACCGGTCCAACCAAGCCCCTGCGAACTGTTCCCAGTGCCGCGCCTCCTCGGGGGGTCCGTGCGCGCTATGGTAGCCCATCAGCCGCACACTGGCCGCTACCACGACTCGATCATTGCGAGAGGCGTGCGCGAGCCACAGCGCGCGTTGGAGCAGCGCGGGCACCCCCTGGTTCTCCCCGGCGATGAGCTGTGTCCAGCCCTGCATGAAGAGGGCCTCGGCGTACAGGGGAGGGTAGTGGAAGTCCGCCGCCTTCTCGGCCACGTCCTTGGCCAGCTTCTGGGCGTGCTTGAACTTGCCCGCCTCGGTGAGCGCCTTGACGCGGGCGAGCTGGGCGCGCGCGGTGTCCACGGACTGGCGCGTGGCTTGATCCTCCGGAGGCGGCACATCGGCCATGAGCGCCTCCACGTCCGCGCACCCCTCGAGCCCGCGCAGCGCGCTGGTGGCGGAGATGGCCTTCTCCACCACCGTGGCGTCGGCCTCGGTGAAGACCTCGG
Proteins encoded in this window:
- a CDS encoding tetratricopeptide repeat protein, whose product is MRRRQLSAAALLLLLVGSGTLAWFSWHQRQASLCTGAAERLLGVWDVPRQKAIEKAFLATQRSYAHDTWQRVYDALDTYTIAWRNMHQSTCEATRLRGEQSEAVLSLRMACLDNRLQDVAALTEVFTEADATVVEKAISATSALRGLEGCADVEALMADVPPPEDQATRQSVDTARAQLARVKALTEAGKFKHAQKLAKDVAEKAADFHYPPLYAEALFMQGWTQLIAGENQGVPALLQRALWLAHASRNDRVVVAASVRLMGYHSAHGPPEEARHWEQFAGAWLDRLGENGELRAIFHNNRGLALYQEGSFAEAYEAFDKAFALAEHSLGTANAMTLRYATNSVAALGNLDRIDETQRAFEMLVHLGETNLGPLHPFLGQPLSNLSNFYAFQGRFADARQLLDRVRVIGQQAYGARSEEWAQFHISYGDLEAAEGHDTEALGHYEEAAHLFRELMGAESLELMQALVKEADARTELGQLAPAQRTYQQVLEFTKKDPRQYAQVHTQVLAGLADLNDARGQHEQALHLRQQALELRERDLGPEHIHTALMRLAIASSYLELGEPARALALYDKEQAFFEKMLGADSPSGVLPLAGKGAALQQLGRAAEALPLLERVLRIIETHPMRPAYTAAVQAALARSLWDTQQQPERAWKLAMAAHATYSRSPIRHANELVRLDKLLKQQGSGITTHSSAEQ
- a CDS encoding DUF6310 domain-containing protein — translated: MLVERCFHALDHDRIEFHDTTGRCAVASAGAAAVGLGVCVLAAPEIVVGAVILTGVVVVGFAIKEALDTYAEKRGRPQVRPAPETRPVPETALAPPKPSPKKRLKPEPKGPDFPPIGPVEVTERDRPRCEPDPVPYHLGGNKLHDKCADRIPNNSFPGGDVFVNGKNFDALQLSTRTLWEVKTDNFDTYPPELRRIVLEDQVPELAHERALALACGFDFKVGVRSAQRTKPHWNSQSHDSRASSSS
- a CDS encoding DUF5953 family protein, which codes for MPATQENDIGIIVYAPALVSADSRPLAVVHGMERAFPGLRLEWTISREGKLIRLPQREAWLAQGRPTGRGFRLICNGDESYRVTVSAWESPAGLSPGGQAQFEVHAALPLDTTGIAAAVEVLEAIAEGARSYWGHATPFNAGVDIARQTKNRPDDLEPPPRGLPVIKSPSAMRSPEIPHRLGWLSYWSAAAARAIGFPDPSRDAELLSRSRRTATGGWVVQLTDAPLNLDNPAHLDALKQAYERFPEIGGRSTP